Below is a genomic region from Treponema sp. OMZ 798.
TTCTTTCCATTCGGGATTATAAATTCTTGCATCAAAAATCATCCCTGTATTATTTGTGTATTCAACAATAAGATTTAGTTCTTTTATTGTATCAGTAATTTTATCGAACTGACCCGGTATATTTTCACCGGCCTTTCTTGATAATATATCTTTGATAGATAATACCTTTTCAATTATGTCATTTTTTATGCTTACAGTTAAAGGTACGTCAAAAAGAGCATGGGCTTTAATTACAGCCTTGTTATTATTTTTTTTGATGTTTTCTAGTGCATTATTTGTAACTGTTATTTGGTTTAGGTTCATATCAATCTTAAATTCAATTTGTTTCGGTTTTGATTCAAAAATATCTTCCAGTTTTATCTCATTTTCATTGATGCTGGCTTGAGGAATTTCACCCTGATTAAAATTAGGATCGGATACAAATGGTGTGCTTTTATGATCCTCATTAATAATATTTTGTGTTTTGGTGCTGTATAACAGGTCTATTTTTGTAGTTAGTATAGGAGCTTCACTACCCGCTAAATCGGAAACAAGATAGATATAAGCATTAATAGGTTTAGGATTCATCTTGCTTAAAATTTCATTGTTTTTAAATATGTCTGTATTGACAGGATATTGGTTATTTATTTTAAAATTTTCTCCTGAGGGCGTAACTACAGCTTTTTCAAAATCGAATTTAATATTTGCCTCACCTCCGAATGAGTATTCATTTTCCGGAGCAATATTTTGAAGTGTTAAGGTTTTGTTAGCCTGATCATATCCTTTAATTTTAAGCGTAGCCTTAATATCCAAGGAGCCGGTAGGAGTCAGTGTTCTTGATTCTTCGAATATAGTTTTTTTCTGACCTTCATTACTATCCGGATTTGCCTTAAATTGCACAAGTCCACTGTGAATATTAAGAGCATCGGAATCCAATTTTATTTCTATATCGGTATCTTTAGGTAATTTATTTTTTATATTAGCCTTTATCGAGATAGGATTTAAAGTTATTTCCTTAACGTAAGTGCTTACATCGGCATCTAGGGTTATATCTTTAGTAATAACTGTTGTAATGTCTTGATTTTTAATTTTGATCTCTTCAAATGTTTCTATTTTAGCTTCGATTTTTAGTTTTAAATTGTTTCCTCCTGCATAGCCGGCAGGAATTGTGCCGCTTATATTTATTTGGCCGGAAACTTCAATTTTTTCGCCGTTGGTTATTTTTTTACCGCTTAAATCAAGTTTGCCGGTCAGCTTGTCCTTGTTTTTGATAGGGGTTAACGGGCCCCCGTTATGATTTATCTTGATATTTTCATAGTTTATTGTAAGTGCTTTTTTTAAAGTGTCGTCAAGACCTTCTACAGTTATTTCTATATTCCCGTTTTGAATTACGGCATAGTCTAAATTCTCGACATCTATATCTACTTTAAATGGCGTTATAGAAAATGCGCTGTTTTCTATGTTTATATTTCCGGTACTTGGGTTATTAATATTTAAATTGAATGATTTACTATTTCCGCTAACTTTGATATCGGGAATAGTTACCGATTTGTTCGGAATATCTATTTTGTGAGACTCGGACAGCTTATCTATTTTTGTAATATAGTTTCTCATATCTATTTCTTTTTCAGGCATAGCATAGTGAACTAGATAGTGAAGAATATTGTCATGGTTATTTTTTGGTGTATATTTATAAACATGTAAATTATCCTTGTCTTTTAAGGTCTTGTTTATATTATCATAAACAATATTTCCTACATTTACTTCCTTGCTTCCAAGATTAACCTTTATTTGAGGATTCGCCTTTATCTTGACTTTTTTAATAAAACCTTGTTTACATGATGCTAAAATTACTACTAGTGCAATACAGCAAAGAAAAATTTTTTTGTGGTTCATAATCTTCTCTCCTTAAGTTAAGCATATATTATGATGGTCTAAGAGGTAAGATAAAAGCAATTTACCCTAAACCCGATAATAATATCAATTTTCTCTATATAAATCAAGCACTTATGACAATATCTTTATTTATTATTAATATAAATTATTGACATTTTTTATTTAGATATTGATATATTCTTACATTTATGATAGCATTTACTATATGAAAACTCTAGACAAATCATTACCGTTATTATTAAAACGGATTTCGGAAAAATATCCCAATATAAGGGCTCAGATGTTTAAGGGTGAAGATAAGGAATTTAAAAGCCTTTCTTACAAAGAGCTTTACGAAACTGGGCTTGATTTTGCGGCAGGCTTGCTTTCTATAGGGGCAAGACCCAAGGATCATATCGGTCTTATAGCCGATAACCGTAAAGAATGGCTTCATTCAAGTTTCGGTATTATGAATATCGGGGCAGCTGATGTTCCGCGGGGCTGCGATGCTACCGAGCAGGAAATTACCCACATTCTTTCGTTTTCGGAATGTAAATTTGCAGTTTTAGAAAATGAAGCTCAAATCCGAAAAGTCCTTACCCATCTGGCAGAAATCCCCCTTTTGGAGTCGATTATCAGCATTGATAATGCCGATTTTAAAAAACTTGAAGAAGAATTCAAGCTTAAAGAAAGAAAGATTGAATTTCATACCTATGCCGATATTATTAATCTGGGGAAGACTGCAAGAATTGAAGGTAAATTTAAGCCTGAAGAATATGCCGAAAATGTCGATACCGATGATTTGGCTTCGATAATCTTTACATCAGGCACTACGGGCAATCCTAAGGGGGTTATGATGACCCATAGGAACTTTATGACACAGCTTGTTGAGCTTCCCGATAGGATTATCCTTAAACCCGGACAAAAGGCTATATGTGTTCTTCCTGTCTGGCACTCATTTGAAAGAGCCTGCGAGTACGTTATAATAATTTCAGGCGGTACTATTGCTTATTCAAAGCCTATAGGAAGCGTTCTTTTAGCAGATATGGTAAAGATAAATCCGACTCTTTTCCCCTCTGTTCCTCGAATTTGGGAAGCAGTTTACGACGGTATTTTTAAGGTGATGAAAAAAAGAGGAAGACCGCTTTACTATCTTTTCTTATTCTTTGTTGATGTAGGAATAAAGACGATGCGCTTAAAGCGCAGAGTTACCGGGCAGTGCCCGCATTTCCAAAGAAGAAGCAAGTTTATATATCCCGTATTGGCTGTGCTTCCTCTTTTATGTATAGCCCCTCTTTATTATATAGGAGATCTTATTATTTACCGCACGATCCGAAAAAAATTCGGTAAATGCTTTAGGGCCGGCGTTTCAGGCGGAGGAGCCTTGCCGCCCAATGTTGACGAATTTTTTTGGGCAGTCCGCATAAATGTCATGGAAGGCTACGGTATTACCGAGACGGCGCCCGTTATTTCGGTCCGTCCCATGCCGAGACCCGTGTTCGGCACTCTGGGTAAGCCTCTTGCATGCTTTGAGACGAAAATTATCGACAAAAACGGAAAAGAGCTTCCTCATAACCGAAAGGGTCTGCTCCTTGTAAAAGGAGATGCCGTAACAAAGGGCTATTATAAGGACCCTGAACGAACTGCAGAAGTTATCGATAAGGACGGATGGTTTGATACCGGAGACCTTGCAATGAAGACAATTGACGGAGAGCTGATTCTTAAAGGGCGCCGAAAAAATACGATAGTTTTACGAGGCGGCGAAAACATAGAGCCTGTTCCGATTGAGGTAAAACTGCAAGAATCTCCCTTAATTTCGATTGCTGTTGTTTTAGGACAGGATCAAAGGTCTTTGGGTGCCTTGATAGTTGTTCATAAAGAAAACCTTCAATCATGGGCCGCAAATAACGGTTTACGAAACGTTCCCGTATCAGAGCTTGTACATGACTCTAATGTACAAAAAATGTATGAGGCTGAGGTTGCAGAGCTGGTCAATTCTAAAACGGGCTTTAAGCTGTTTGAAAGGATAAACAAGATTGTGCTTCTTCCGGAAGAGTTCCAAGCAGGAAGGGAGTTGTCTGCAAAGGGCGAGATGATGCGCCATAAGATAAATCAGCTTTACCGCAAAGAAATATACGAGCTCTTTAAATAAGATTTTAAAACAAAGTGTATAAAGCTTAGCATAAAGCCCTTATAAGATTATTTCTTATAAGGGCTTTTTTGTGTTAAAAAAAATTATGCAAAAAAAAAGAACTCAAAACTTTGAGTTCTTTTTTGCGGCGAACTGGACTTGAACCAGCACACCCGTTAAGGCATCAGCACCTCAAGCTGACGTGTCTACCATTCCACCACCGCCGCAACTGAAATGGATTTTATCAGATAATCAAAAAAAAGTCAATAGCAAGATAAAAACTTCTCAATAATTTATATCCATGGATTTTCCGATTCTCCGCCTTCTTCAGTGTTTTGTTCGTTAGATTCCGATTGCGTTGATGCTTCATCGGTATTTTCAGTTTCGCTTACGTTTTCACCGTCTGCCGGAGGATCCATAAAAACTGAAGGATCTATTTCAATAGGTGCCGTGTCTATTTTGATTTCTTCTTCACCTTGAGCCATGCCTGAGTCCTTTATTCTGTCTATACCTATGTCCCTTAATTTTATACCTGCTGTATGTTCAGTACATACCTCGGTCGGTTCGGTTCCGTATAAAAAGGGAAGGGTAATGGTTTCATCTGTGCAGTTCTCCGAAGGAATCATTCCCGATTTTTTACATACATCAACCATAATTACGCCTTTTTCCGGTCTTACAAAGTCTTTAAAAGGCTTATTTTTATGAACCTCACGCATAAAGTTTGCCGCTACATAACCAGAAAGAGCGGCTCCGGTATTATCGGTTCCTAAAGAGTATCCTCCCCTGTCAAAACCGTACCATGCAATCGCAGAATAATATGGAGAATATATCGCAGCCCATGAGTCCGACCAGTTCTGTGTTGTTCCGGTCTTTGCGGCCATCGGCATCCTAAAGACCTTTCCTGTTTTTTCATCTTTATAATCGAATTTATTACCGCCTGAAGAAGCACTGAACAAGGTTCCCAAAGTAATTGTCTTTTTTAAAATTTCGGTCATTATAAAGGCATTGCTTGGACTTATAACCTGCATAGCCGTTCCCCGCTTTCGCTGCTCAATGCGAAGATCAAGTTCAGGATCCATGATTGTAACTCCGTCCCTATTTTCTATCGCTCTTACGGCTATCGGATCTACGGCACGCCCCTGATTTCCAAAGATTGCAAAGGCTCTTAAAAGCTGGACAGGTGTTACGGCACTTATTCCGAGGGCTAAAGGATAAACCTTTTCAAAGGTTTTATCGATTTCGACAGGATCTGTGATGCCCATAAGGCTTGAAATGCGGTCTATGGCCCTATCAAAGCCTACTAATTCGAGAGTTTTTATAGCCGGAATATTTAATGAAAGGGGGAGCGCCTTATATACCAAAACAGTTCCATTCCATTTTCCGCCGTAGTTGTTCGGAATATACTGTACTCCGTCGACTGACTCAAAAACCTGAGGTGTATCATCCAGCCTTGTAGAAGCTGTAATTACCTTTTCGTCTACGGCTGCAGAGTATATCAGAGGCTTTATAGTACTTCCTACCTGCAGTTTTGATTGGGTTGCCCTTATAAGCTGGTTGGTTTCACTATATTGACTTCCTCCTATCAAGGCCGTTATATATCCGGTTTCATTTTCGATAGAAATAAAGGTACCTTCTACCACCCTTTCCATTAAGACTTCCTGCATCTTAGCAGTAGATTGTTTTGTAAGAGTTTTTAAATTGTCTATACCGCACATTAGGGCAAGCACATCTATCGTATTATTTAATTCGTTACGGTAATAGGAGTGAGTTTTTACCTTGAGCTGTTTTTCTCCGACATTTAGGGATTCTATTCCGAAGCATAGGCTTAATAGGGCCGTAAGGTTACTGTATTGCTCCGCCTGACTGAATGATGTGGATGTTGAGGCCGAAACCCTGTCATTAGCTATTGCAATGTATTTTTGAAACTCCCTATCGGCTATTTCTTGATGCCTTAAATCGCAGGTTGTATGTACGGTATACCCGTCCTTATAAAGGTTCATAGTTCCGTACATCATATTATCCGCTACTTCACGCCTTACATATTCCGAAAACCATCTGGCTTTGTCCTCACGGGTAAGCCATGCCGACAGGGCAATTCGGGTATAGTCAAAGTTAGCCCAGTAGTCTTCAAAAGATTCAGCAGCCTCTTCCTTCGATATAAAGCCTAAGCCTATCATACCTTCAAGGACATTTTCCTGTCTTTCCTTCGCCCTGTTCGGGTAATTAAAGGGATTATATCTTGTCGGGTTTGAAAGTTGAATGATTAAGATGGCAGCTTCTGCCGGCGTAAGTTCAGCAGCAGAGTGTCCGAAGTAAAAACGGGAGGCTGCGCTTACCCCGTTTGTTCCGCCTCCAAAATAGGCTTCATTTAGGTAGAGCATCATTATCTCGTCTTTTGAGTGCCGCCTTTCCATCTGGATAGCCCACCAAAGTTCTTTTACCTTTCTTTTTACGCTTTTATCGGTTCTGTCGCAATATAGGAGACCTGCAATTTGCTGAGTAATTGTACTTCCGCCTCCTAAGGACCTTCCTGTAAGCTGCCCTATGACAGCCCTGATGATTGATTTGATTCTAAAACCCTTGTGTTCATAGAAGAGGCGGTCCTCACGGGCTAAAAGAGCCGCAATCAGGTTAGGCGAAATATCTCCGTAGTTGATAAGCTCCCGTTTTTCGTCCAAAGAAAATTCGGTGATTAGATCCCCTCTGATATCCAATATTCTTGACGGCAGGGCCGGATTGAAGTCGACAAATAATTCACTCTGTTTTATATTTTTTGTCATTGCCAGTATTGTTCCGAGGGCAAAGGCTCCTCCTGCCAGGATCAAAAAAATTAAAATAAGATATAGATATACTATCTTGCTCAGCTTATTCATAGTGTTATATAAGAACACAATTTTAAGTTTTTTACAAGTAGGTAGGTTTTGACAGTTTTAAAAGCAGATAATTTTTTTGTTAAGGTAAAAAAAAAGAGCCGGTTAAAAAACCGGCCCGCCCATCAGGCTATCGGCAGACGGTGGGTGGGAGGGGAACCGCCCGCCGATATTTATTTATCGGCTAAGTATCAAAAAACTTAAAGCTATCTTTTCTTATTTTTTAAAATAATCCATCTGATTTTATCTGCAATATTAAACAACTTGTACATAAGAGGTTTATAAACAAAGTCGAAGGTTCCTATATATTCTACCAATTGCGGATTATATCCTGCCTTAAATTTATGAAAGCCGTACCATGAATTTTCGGTATCCGGATTAGGCCCTAAGCAGCCCCAAAGATCAAAAATAGAACAATTTAAATTTTTTCCGTATTTAATTGCTTCCCACATTATGAGGTTATTGGGCATCAATTCCCTATGATTATTGCTTGAGGCTCCGTACGGATAGTAAAGTTTTCCGTTAAATTTAAAAAGGATCCATGCAGTTAAGACTTCTTCATTATAGACGGCTTCAAATATTCTAAGGGTATCCTTTGGGAAAGCTTTGAACATCCGCCTAAAATATTCCCCGTTATGATTAAAAAAGCCTTGTCTTTTTGTGGTT
It encodes:
- a CDS encoding long-chain fatty acid--CoA ligase, giving the protein MFKGEDKEFKSLSYKELYETGLDFAAGLLSIGARPKDHIGLIADNRKEWLHSSFGIMNIGAADVPRGCDATEQEITHILSFSECKFAVLENEAQIRKVLTHLAEIPLLESIISIDNADFKKLEEEFKLKERKIEFHTYADIINLGKTARIEGKFKPEEYAENVDTDDLASIIFTSGTTGNPKGVMMTHRNFMTQLVELPDRIILKPGQKAICVLPVWHSFERACEYVIIISGGTIAYSKPIGSVLLADMVKINPTLFPSVPRIWEAVYDGIFKVMKKRGRPLYYLFLFFVDVGIKTMRLKRRVTGQCPHFQRRSKFIYPVLAVLPLLCIAPLYYIGDLIIYRTIRKKFGKCFRAGVSGGGALPPNVDEFFWAVRINVMEGYGITETAPVISVRPMPRPVFGTLGKPLACFETKIIDKNGKELPHNRKGLLLVKGDAVTKGYYKDPERTAEVIDKDGWFDTGDLAMKTIDGELILKGRRKNTIVLRGGENIEPVPIEVKLQESPLISIAVVLGQDQRSLGALIVVHKENLQSWAANNGLRNVPVSELVHDSNVQKMYEAEVAELVNSKTGFKLFERINKIVLLPEEFQAGRELSAKGEMMRHKINQLYRKEIYELFK
- a CDS encoding penicillin-binding protein 1A, whose product is MNKLSKIVYLYLILIFLILAGGAFALGTILAMTKNIKQSELFVDFNPALPSRILDIRGDLITEFSLDEKRELINYGDISPNLIAALLAREDRLFYEHKGFRIKSIIRAVIGQLTGRSLGGGSTITQQIAGLLYCDRTDKSVKRKVKELWWAIQMERRHSKDEIMMLYLNEAYFGGGTNGVSAASRFYFGHSAAELTPAEAAILIIQLSNPTRYNPFNYPNRAKERQENVLEGMIGLGFISKEEAAESFEDYWANFDYTRIALSAWLTREDKARWFSEYVRREVADNMMYGTMNLYKDGYTVHTTCDLRHQEIADREFQKYIAIANDRVSASTSTSFSQAEQYSNLTALLSLCFGIESLNVGEKQLKVKTHSYYRNELNNTIDVLALMCGIDNLKTLTKQSTAKMQEVLMERVVEGTFISIENETGYITALIGGSQYSETNQLIRATQSKLQVGSTIKPLIYSAAVDEKVITASTRLDDTPQVFESVDGVQYIPNNYGGKWNGTVLVYKALPLSLNIPAIKTLELVGFDRAIDRISSLMGITDPVEIDKTFEKVYPLALGISAVTPVQLLRAFAIFGNQGRAVDPIAVRAIENRDGVTIMDPELDLRIEQRKRGTAMQVISPSNAFIMTEILKKTITLGTLFSASSGGNKFDYKDEKTGKVFRMPMAAKTGTTQNWSDSWAAIYSPYYSAIAWYGFDRGGYSLGTDNTGAALSGYVAANFMREVHKNKPFKDFVRPEKGVIMVDVCKKSGMIPSENCTDETITLPFLYGTEPTEVCTEHTAGIKLRDIGIDRIKDSGMAQGEEEIKIDTAPIEIDPSVFMDPPADGENVSETENTDEASTQSESNEQNTEEGGESENPWI